Proteins from one Planctomyces sp. SH-PL62 genomic window:
- a CDS encoding TPR end-of-group domain-containing protein, whose product MSTSTPSQIRRQLDEAEGYLMLEMPTYALRVLESRSEWPLMTFEANFLKGEALRCLNRHREALACLETAASLRPEDVAVALAQGWCYKRTNRLAEAVDALERASRQEPENSLIHYNLACYWSLAANTAKALEALATALRLKPEMRRMIAAEADFDFLRGDSAFERLLQDVTPSK is encoded by the coding sequence ATGAGTACCAGCACCCCATCCCAGATCCGCCGGCAACTCGACGAGGCCGAAGGCTATCTCATGCTGGAGATGCCGACCTACGCGCTGCGAGTGCTGGAGAGTCGGTCGGAATGGCCCCTGATGACGTTCGAGGCGAACTTCCTCAAGGGGGAGGCGTTGCGCTGCCTGAACCGGCACCGCGAAGCGCTGGCGTGCCTGGAGACGGCCGCGTCGCTACGCCCCGAGGATGTGGCGGTCGCCCTGGCCCAGGGCTGGTGCTACAAGCGGACGAACCGTTTGGCAGAGGCCGTGGACGCCCTGGAACGAGCCTCGCGGCAAGAGCCGGAAAACTCGCTCATCCACTACAACCTGGCCTGCTACTGGAGCCTGGCCGCCAATACCGCGAAGGCGTTGGAAGCGCTGGCGACCGCGCTTCGCCTGAAGCCGGAGATGCGGCGCATGATCGCCGCAGAAGCCGATTTCGACTTCCTCCGGGGCGATTCCGCGTTCGAGCGCCTCTTGCAGGACGTAACCCCGTCCAAGTGA
- a CDS encoding LptF/LptG family permease gives MRILDRQRFWAFGKAYITCYISFVGLWIVLDAFSNVDEFTKRTVGFGQLMSAMGRYYLIRQAEYFDKLGGVISMMAAIFTVTWMQRANEQIAMLAAGISTNRIIRPVVVCSILVSFLSIANQELIIPRYAEELQKSHADDGTSTIAVLSTPYDSRGLMLSGREADRAAKTILKRFNVTVPVQVFGSIREIEGLQATYIPPEHPTAPLRGGWLIRATKISPPVPEEDLKNPDSPVVMVQDLNGFPPPVGDASKLEGDVVFVRTTLSFEAMTRKTSWYQYGSMLDLVRGLVDPSTDRTDRNYIEMAIHSRAMRPFLALTLMFMSLPLVLGGYGRNMFINLGFALGNAALFYGCGIFCQYLGGEAVISPALSAWLPLFVFGVVATHRWGQIRT, from the coding sequence GTGCGAATCCTGGATCGACAGCGGTTCTGGGCCTTCGGGAAGGCCTACATCACCTGCTACATCTCGTTCGTCGGCCTCTGGATCGTGCTCGACGCGTTCTCGAACGTCGATGAGTTCACGAAGCGGACCGTCGGCTTCGGCCAGCTGATGTCGGCGATGGGCCGGTACTACCTGATCCGTCAGGCCGAGTACTTCGACAAGCTCGGCGGCGTCATCAGCATGATGGCGGCGATCTTCACGGTCACCTGGATGCAGCGCGCCAACGAGCAGATCGCGATGCTCGCGGCGGGGATCAGCACGAACCGGATCATCCGGCCGGTGGTCGTCTGCTCGATCCTCGTGAGCTTCCTGTCCATCGCCAATCAGGAGCTGATCATCCCCCGTTACGCCGAGGAGTTGCAGAAGTCGCACGCCGACGACGGCACCAGCACGATCGCCGTGCTGTCGACGCCCTACGACTCGCGCGGGCTGATGCTCTCGGGTCGGGAAGCCGACCGCGCGGCGAAGACCATCCTGAAGCGGTTCAATGTGACGGTGCCCGTCCAGGTGTTCGGGTCGATCCGCGAGATCGAGGGCCTCCAGGCGACGTACATCCCGCCGGAGCACCCCACGGCCCCCCTTCGCGGCGGCTGGCTGATCCGCGCCACGAAGATCTCGCCGCCGGTCCCCGAGGAGGATCTCAAGAACCCCGATTCCCCGGTCGTGATGGTTCAGGACCTGAACGGCTTCCCGCCGCCGGTCGGCGACGCGTCGAAGCTCGAAGGCGACGTCGTCTTCGTCCGGACCACCCTCTCGTTCGAGGCGATGACGCGGAAGACGAGCTGGTATCAGTACGGCTCGATGCTCGACCTCGTGCGCGGGCTCGTCGACCCGTCGACCGACCGGACCGACCGCAACTACATCGAGATGGCGATCCACTCCCGCGCCATGCGGCCGTTCCTCGCGCTGACGCTCATGTTCATGAGCCTGCCGCTGGTGCTCGGCGGCTACGGCCGAAACATGTTCATCAACCTGGGATTCGCCCTGGGCAACGCGGCCCTCTTCTACGGGTGCGGGATCTTCTGCCAGTACCTCGGCGGCGAGGCCGTGATCTCCCCGGCTCTCTCCGCCTGGCTCCCCCTGTTCGTCTTCGGCGTGGTGGCGACGCATCGCTGGGGGCAGATCCGGACCTGA
- a CDS encoding ADP-ribosylglycohydrolase family protein, with product MPETSRIDRARGCLLGLAVGDALGAPLEGLTAQQIKTHYGRVQNYVDGVQAWKRKPYRWRMRGLYSDDTQQSLALADVLLDRGRADQERLAEIYLAMADAKGPFLGVHRGIGRSFRQVLLDLQQGGSPRWSGQTKAGIGAAMRIAPVGMYFGEDLDGLFRSVMEASLTTHRDVRSLSGALAVAHGVRRMMAGEARDPSLLLWLASDVARDEARMTTDGYAEVVISLNQHARAMSKALAHAETLLETSRERALPALAEEANRHGAEPDCKRPTMGFPPACIPTCLYVLLTTDSFEEAIIEIVNLGGDADTTGAILGAIAGAHYGVDAIPRHWLEGLQNREGIENRALALARRSTDGLAIPDLIATELDLNEKEGAHLARYASLARQGGDRGANQVI from the coding sequence ATGCCGGAAACGTCTCGAATCGACCGTGCCCGCGGATGCCTTCTGGGCCTGGCCGTCGGCGACGCCCTCGGGGCGCCGCTCGAAGGGCTCACGGCCCAGCAGATCAAGACGCATTATGGTCGGGTCCAGAATTACGTCGACGGCGTCCAGGCCTGGAAGCGGAAGCCGTATCGCTGGCGGATGCGGGGCCTCTACTCGGACGACACCCAGCAGTCGCTGGCCCTCGCGGACGTGCTCCTGGACCGTGGACGGGCCGACCAGGAGCGTCTCGCGGAGATCTACCTGGCGATGGCCGACGCCAAGGGTCCGTTCCTGGGCGTCCACCGGGGGATCGGCCGCAGCTTCCGCCAGGTCCTCCTCGACCTCCAGCAAGGGGGCTCGCCCCGTTGGAGCGGGCAGACCAAGGCGGGGATCGGCGCCGCCATGCGGATCGCCCCGGTCGGGATGTATTTCGGAGAAGACCTCGACGGCCTCTTCAGGTCGGTCATGGAAGCCAGCCTGACCACCCACCGCGACGTCCGCAGCCTCAGCGGCGCCCTGGCCGTGGCCCATGGCGTCCGCCGGATGATGGCCGGAGAGGCGCGCGATCCCAGCCTCCTGCTCTGGCTGGCGTCGGACGTCGCCCGCGACGAGGCCCGCATGACGACCGACGGCTACGCCGAGGTGGTCATCTCCCTGAATCAGCACGCACGGGCGATGTCGAAGGCCCTGGCCCACGCCGAGACCCTGCTGGAGACGTCTCGCGAGCGGGCCCTGCCGGCCCTGGCCGAAGAGGCCAACCGTCACGGCGCCGAGCCCGACTGCAAGCGGCCCACGATGGGCTTCCCCCCGGCCTGCATCCCCACCTGTCTCTACGTCCTCCTCACCACCGACTCCTTCGAGGAAGCGATCATCGAGATCGTCAACCTGGGCGGCGACGCCGACACCACGGGCGCCATCCTGGGGGCCATCGCCGGCGCCCACTACGGCGTCGACGCCATCCCCAGGCACTGGCTCGAAGGCCTCCAGAATCGCGAGGGGATCGAGAATCGGGCCCTGGCCCTCGCCCGGCGATCGACCGACGGCCTCGCCATCCCCGACCTCATCGCCACCGAGCTCGACCTGAATGAGAAGGAGGGGGCCCACCTGGCCCGCTACGCCTCTCTGGCCCGGCAGGGAGGCGATCGCGGGGCCAACCAGGTGATCTGA
- a CDS encoding CDP-alcohol phosphatidyltransferase family protein encodes MSADRPTLRQLRAVVQKGRHREIGNWLARLVARPSAVYGTWAAVRAGASAHQVTSAAVLAGLASATAIGTGDRWGFVAGAALAHLAFWLDHVDGQVARWRGSASLDGVYYDYLMHHVLNMATGFALGFGLAARTGEVGWAAAGFLIALGWALLGLHNDCRYKAFIQRLKSTGESYRVDGGAGGRPAPAPGWPRRGLGVVAYPAYKACEPHVVLLGLSGLAALAAIAPVMWETCWRIGVGGMAAAAPTLAAARIRRSIERGATEAEFHAWFRPIDEASRHRPLDATAPDVVSTGSMQRESEAA; translated from the coding sequence ATGAGCGCCGACCGCCCCACGTTGCGGCAGTTGCGGGCCGTCGTCCAGAAGGGGCGGCATCGCGAGATCGGCAACTGGCTCGCCCGACTGGTGGCCAGGCCGTCGGCCGTCTACGGGACGTGGGCGGCCGTCCGCGCGGGAGCCTCGGCCCATCAGGTGACGTCGGCGGCCGTCCTGGCCGGGCTGGCTTCCGCGACGGCGATCGGGACCGGCGATCGGTGGGGCTTCGTCGCCGGCGCGGCCCTCGCCCACCTCGCCTTCTGGCTCGACCACGTCGACGGCCAGGTCGCGCGGTGGCGAGGATCGGCGAGCCTCGACGGGGTCTATTATGATTATTTGATGCACCATGTCCTGAACATGGCGACGGGTTTCGCCCTGGGGTTCGGGCTGGCGGCGCGGACCGGCGAGGTCGGCTGGGCGGCGGCCGGGTTCCTGATCGCCCTGGGATGGGCGTTGCTGGGATTGCACAACGATTGCCGCTACAAGGCCTTCATCCAGCGGCTCAAGAGCACCGGCGAGAGCTATCGGGTGGACGGCGGCGCGGGGGGACGGCCGGCGCCCGCGCCCGGTTGGCCGAGGCGGGGCCTGGGCGTCGTCGCCTATCCGGCCTACAAGGCTTGCGAGCCGCACGTCGTCTTGCTGGGCCTGTCGGGCCTAGCCGCGCTCGCCGCGATCGCTCCCGTGATGTGGGAGACGTGCTGGCGGATCGGCGTCGGGGGCATGGCCGCGGCGGCTCCGACGCTCGCGGCGGCGCGGATCCGGCGGTCGATCGAGCGAGGCGCGACGGAGGCCGAATTCCACGCCTGGTTCCGGCCGATCGACGAAGCTTCCCGACATCGCCCCCTGGACGCGACCGCGCCCGACGTTGTATCAACAGGATCGATGCAGCGCGAGAGCGAGGCGGCGTGA
- a CDS encoding class I SAM-dependent methyltransferase produces the protein MGTTITAEPPLPLRAWRAVRSRGGRYAWHKVLRRTLGRWPSWKRRLLYADPREYWTLRGGPDYFREQEGQVARTLRAEWIAGRIAAYRPTSILEIGCGYGKLLTALRQRLDAPLSGIDFSPTQLEAAREFLSGMDQVELFQGRGDRLPFADGSFDMVVTSAVILHNPPETADRIRREVIRVARRFAAHNEETNLSYNRYGYDTAAWYRAEGLRVAEVGPIPMDADAETSQFCVVRLDG, from the coding sequence ATGGGAACGACGATCACCGCCGAGCCGCCCCTCCCGCTCCGCGCCTGGCGCGCCGTCCGTTCGCGAGGGGGCCGCTACGCGTGGCACAAGGTCCTCCGCCGCACGCTGGGGCGGTGGCCTTCGTGGAAACGCCGCCTCCTCTACGCGGATCCTCGCGAATACTGGACCCTGCGGGGCGGCCCCGACTATTTCCGGGAGCAGGAAGGCCAGGTCGCGAGGACGCTCCGGGCGGAGTGGATCGCCGGCCGGATCGCAGCCTATCGGCCGACGTCCATCCTGGAGATCGGCTGCGGGTACGGCAAGCTCCTGACGGCTCTCCGTCAGCGGCTCGACGCGCCGCTCTCCGGTATCGACTTCAGCCCGACCCAGTTGGAAGCCGCCCGCGAGTTCCTGAGCGGCATGGATCAGGTGGAGCTGTTCCAGGGGCGAGGCGACCGCCTGCCGTTCGCCGACGGCTCGTTCGACATGGTGGTGACCTCGGCGGTGATCCTGCACAACCCGCCGGAGACAGCCGACCGGATCCGTCGCGAGGTGATCCGCGTGGCGCGCCGATTCGCGGCGCACAACGAGGAGACGAACCTGAGCTACAACCGGTACGGTTACGACACGGCCGCCTGGTATCGAGCCGAGGGGCTTCGCGTCGCCGAAGTCGGGCCGATCCCGATGGACGCCGACGCCGAGACGTCCCAGTTCTGCGTGGTCCGCCTGGACGGCTGA
- a CDS encoding phospholipid carrier-dependent glycosyltransferase — MLDLGFALLLTLLATGLGARILQKLDLSPEHPVDRFGLAFPLGAGIVALAVLLLGQFQGLNVLALAILLGIVAEIGLLAGVRLAGALAKVPFGGGGATGVDRLMRVFLVATVAATAISALAPVTDGDALCYHLQVPKVFLMEGSAVFDPDLHETVYPLTTEMLYMIALAFRGPIACRGIQWMLGLAMAANITALARPSLGNRAWWAGAGALLVPAVTNGMAAPLNDVALAAFGTAAIAAWMRLHDAPGRKAAVLAGVFIGLAVGVKYPALVLAAMLGAGLALRPCFDRKASWKASLELTFWFAAALIAAGGAWYLRAYIHTGNPVHPFFRSWFGSGLDEVLDPIKRPLPVTLWNLLTAIGPLSLEPHRFDSFAHQFGPIFLLFLPALLLERAPRRVLGLVLLGYVFLMLCMTQRQSMRFLLIAVGPLSVGVAWLASTWRDRPTIPARVLTIALVGVLGLESCLAMARAGRAAGSVLGRETSVQFLARCEPTFRVGRWIGEHLPREARLIGQDHRGFYIPREYTMELAHRRRTDLGENGETDGELVEALRRQGYTHVMFCPPKGESDVEFDPTLGEKLAPWLASRRPLYNEELSDGDGLVRNYAIYELDGGGAVQ, encoded by the coding sequence ATGCTCGACCTCGGCTTCGCCCTGCTGCTAACGCTCCTCGCGACCGGACTCGGGGCGCGAATCCTCCAGAAACTCGACCTCTCGCCGGAGCATCCGGTGGATCGCTTCGGCCTGGCTTTCCCGCTGGGCGCGGGAATCGTGGCCCTGGCGGTCCTGCTGCTCGGCCAGTTCCAAGGGCTCAACGTCCTGGCGCTGGCGATCCTGCTGGGGATCGTCGCGGAGATCGGCCTGCTGGCGGGCGTCCGCCTGGCCGGCGCGTTGGCGAAGGTCCCGTTTGGCGGCGGCGGCGCGACCGGCGTCGATCGCCTGATGCGGGTGTTCCTGGTCGCCACGGTGGCGGCGACGGCGATCTCGGCGCTCGCCCCGGTGACGGACGGCGACGCGCTCTGCTACCACCTCCAGGTGCCCAAGGTCTTCCTGATGGAAGGATCGGCCGTCTTCGATCCCGACCTCCATGAGACCGTCTATCCGCTGACGACCGAGATGCTCTACATGATCGCCCTGGCGTTTCGAGGGCCGATCGCCTGCCGGGGGATCCAGTGGATGCTGGGCCTGGCGATGGCCGCGAACATCACGGCGCTCGCGAGGCCGTCGCTGGGGAATCGGGCGTGGTGGGCGGGAGCCGGGGCGTTGCTCGTCCCAGCGGTCACGAACGGCATGGCGGCGCCGCTCAACGACGTCGCGCTGGCGGCGTTCGGCACGGCGGCGATCGCGGCCTGGATGCGGCTCCACGACGCGCCGGGCCGCAAGGCGGCGGTGCTCGCGGGGGTCTTCATCGGGCTGGCGGTCGGCGTCAAGTACCCGGCCCTGGTGCTCGCGGCGATGCTCGGGGCGGGCCTGGCGCTGCGGCCCTGCTTCGACCGCAAGGCGAGTTGGAAGGCCTCGCTCGAATTGACGTTCTGGTTCGCCGCCGCACTGATCGCGGCGGGGGGCGCCTGGTATCTGCGGGCCTACATCCACACGGGGAACCCGGTCCATCCGTTCTTCCGCTCCTGGTTCGGCTCGGGGCTCGACGAGGTCCTCGACCCGATCAAGAGGCCCCTGCCGGTGACGTTGTGGAACCTGCTGACCGCGATCGGGCCGCTGAGCCTGGAGCCGCACCGGTTCGACAGCTTCGCCCACCAGTTCGGGCCGATCTTCCTGCTGTTCCTCCCGGCCTTGCTGCTCGAACGCGCCCCCCGGCGGGTGCTGGGGCTGGTGCTGCTGGGGTACGTCTTCCTGATGCTCTGCATGACTCAGCGCCAGAGCATGCGGTTCCTGCTGATCGCCGTCGGGCCGCTCTCGGTGGGCGTCGCGTGGCTGGCGTCGACCTGGCGAGACCGGCCGACGATCCCGGCACGGGTGCTGACGATCGCGCTGGTCGGCGTGCTCGGCCTGGAGAGCTGCCTGGCGATGGCCCGAGCGGGCCGCGCCGCGGGCTCCGTGCTGGGGAGGGAGACCTCGGTGCAGTTCCTCGCACGGTGCGAGCCGACGTTCCGCGTCGGGCGCTGGATCGGCGAGCACCTGCCGCGGGAGGCTCGGCTGATCGGCCAGGATCATCGGGGGTTCTACATCCCTCGCGAGTACACGATGGAACTGGCCCATCGACGCCGCACCGACCTGGGCGAGAACGGGGAGACCGACGGCGAACTCGTCGAAGCGCTTCGCCGCCAGGGCTACACCCACGTCATGTTCTGCCCTCCCAAGGGGGAGAGCGACGTCGAGTTCGACCCGACCCTCGGCGAGAAGCTCGCCCCCTGGCTCGCCTCGCGACGACCGCTCTACAACGAGGAACTGTCCGACGGCGACGGCCTGGTCCGCAACTACGCGATCTACGAGCTGGACGGAGGAGGCGCGGTCCAATGA
- a CDS encoding DUF2617 family protein gives MGVRSGGARVADRTFQVFQGALHPEWFSIRAHDRIAAGPWEVDVRIVEGGHVVVFGSSVVRLTEVLGGPETTLPIQGLLLNASVRREQTTELRLGGRAVYQACLEVERVDPEVFRHLCEEVILDPRRGRLFHAFPVTNRMAPRPISTIQVENIARGLSIQTFHSFPDDLAILRSQSLIETFPHV, from the coding sequence ATGGGAGTGAGATCCGGCGGCGCACGGGTGGCCGACAGGACGTTCCAGGTGTTCCAGGGGGCGCTGCATCCCGAGTGGTTCTCCATCCGCGCGCACGATCGCATCGCGGCGGGTCCTTGGGAAGTGGACGTCCGCATCGTCGAAGGGGGCCACGTCGTCGTCTTCGGCTCCTCCGTCGTGCGGCTCACGGAGGTCCTCGGCGGCCCGGAGACGACGCTCCCGATCCAGGGGCTGCTCCTCAACGCGTCCGTCCGCCGCGAGCAGACGACCGAACTCCGGCTCGGAGGCCGCGCGGTCTATCAGGCCTGTCTGGAAGTGGAGCGGGTCGATCCGGAGGTCTTCCGCCACCTTTGTGAGGAGGTGATCCTGGACCCTCGCCGCGGCCGTCTGTTCCACGCGTTCCCGGTCACCAACCGCATGGCCCCCAGGCCGATCAGCACGATCCAGGTCGAGAACATCGCGCGAGGACTCTCGATCCAGACCTTCCATTCCTTCCCCGACGACCTGGCCATCCTCCGCTCCCAATCTCTGATCGAGACGTTCCCGCACGTCTGA
- a CDS encoding ABC1 kinase family protein, which produces MIRETVGHLRDLPRYRQILTTLIRYGYQDVVAALRLESIVKPLERVALGEEVALHDRPRRLRLICEDLGPTFVKLGQLLSTRPDLLPENYTTELSALRDDVRPFPFAQAEAILVEEYGRPLDACLASIDPTPIASASISQVHRAVLHDGRVVALKIRRPDLHKVVAADLDILKNLAQLAERHLPNLAVYRPMSLVREFERTIKRELDFSVELRTLRRCQTQFAADRTAHVPFAVDELSTPRVLAMEFIAGVRVDDVEGLRAMGLDPAQVAVTGARILIKQIFQFGFFHADPHPGNLRVLPGGVVAPLDYGMFGQLDLRTRERIADLLIGLLGQDVDRVLKALEDLDVRGEEVDPKELRRDVGELVQTYCDLTLASIDLGVLLGELVGMIRRHHLQIPPDLVLLIRSLVTIESTGRALDPKFDIARQLEPILRKLAVRRYSPRRLFDQAAGTAEDLQRIATLLPDLLSHSLESIKRGELNVKFDLQGFERLVRQLTRASNTLAVGIVISGLLVASSLIYRGGATSLAQVGYGLGLALSLWLVWNMSRS; this is translated from the coding sequence TTGATTCGAGAGACGGTCGGACATCTCCGGGACCTCCCCCGGTATCGGCAGATCCTCACCACGCTGATCCGCTACGGCTATCAGGACGTCGTCGCGGCGCTCCGCCTGGAGAGCATCGTCAAGCCGTTGGAGCGGGTCGCCCTGGGCGAGGAGGTGGCGCTCCATGACCGTCCTCGACGGCTCCGGCTCATCTGCGAGGATCTCGGCCCCACGTTCGTGAAGCTCGGCCAGCTCCTGAGCACCCGGCCCGACCTCCTGCCGGAGAACTACACCACCGAGCTTTCCGCGCTCCGCGACGACGTCCGCCCGTTCCCGTTCGCCCAGGCGGAGGCGATCCTCGTCGAGGAATACGGCAGGCCGCTCGACGCCTGCCTCGCCTCCATCGACCCCACGCCGATCGCCTCGGCGTCGATCTCGCAGGTCCATCGGGCGGTCCTCCACGACGGCCGGGTCGTCGCTTTGAAGATCCGACGGCCCGATCTCCACAAGGTCGTCGCGGCCGATCTCGACATCCTCAAGAATCTGGCCCAGCTCGCCGAACGCCACCTGCCGAACCTGGCGGTGTACCGGCCGATGTCGCTCGTTCGGGAGTTCGAGCGGACGATCAAGCGCGAGCTCGATTTCAGCGTCGAGCTGCGCACGCTCCGCCGCTGCCAGACCCAGTTCGCCGCCGACCGCACCGCCCACGTCCCGTTCGCCGTCGATGAGCTTTCCACCCCTCGCGTGCTGGCGATGGAGTTCATCGCGGGCGTCCGCGTCGACGACGTCGAGGGCCTCCGCGCGATGGGGCTCGACCCGGCGCAGGTCGCCGTGACGGGCGCCAGGATCCTCATCAAGCAGATCTTCCAGTTCGGGTTCTTCCACGCCGATCCGCACCCGGGCAACCTCCGCGTGCTCCCCGGCGGGGTGGTCGCCCCGCTCGACTACGGCATGTTCGGCCAGCTCGACCTGCGGACTCGCGAGCGGATCGCCGATCTCCTGATCGGCCTGCTCGGGCAGGACGTCGATCGGGTCCTGAAGGCGCTGGAGGACCTGGACGTGCGCGGCGAGGAGGTCGATCCCAAGGAGCTCCGCCGCGACGTCGGGGAGCTGGTCCAGACCTATTGCGACCTGACGCTCGCGTCGATCGACCTGGGGGTGCTGCTGGGCGAGTTGGTCGGGATGATCCGCCGCCATCACCTCCAGATCCCCCCCGACCTCGTCTTGCTGATCCGTTCCCTCGTGACGATCGAGAGCACCGGACGGGCCCTCGACCCCAAGTTCGACATCGCCCGCCAGCTGGAGCCGATCCTCCGCAAGCTCGCGGTCCGTCGTTACAGCCCAAGGCGGCTGTTCGATCAGGCGGCCGGGACCGCCGAGGACCTCCAGCGGATCGCCACCCTGCTGCCCGACCTGCTCAGCCATTCGCTGGAGTCGATCAAGCGGGGTGAGCTGAACGTGAAGTTCGACCTCCAGGGCTTCGAGCGGCTGGTGAGGCAGCTCACCCGGGCCAGCAACACCCTGGCGGTCGGCATCGTGATCTCGGGGCTCCTCGTCGCCTCGTCGTTGATCTACCGCGGCGGAGCGACCTCGCTGGCCCAGGTCGGCTACGGCCTCGGCCTGGCCCTGAGCCTCTGGTTGGTCTGGAACATGTCGCGGAGTTGA
- a CDS encoding Gfo/Idh/MocA family protein: protein MTESVLGPKDHLPVFPTRRDWGVGVVGAGFIVRDCHLPAYREAGFPALAITSRTEATAREVAALREVPSVYSTLERMLDDPRIEVVDVAVPPAEQPDVIRRIVGHPRKVRGILAQKPLALSLAEARELVESCEAAGVVLQVNHNMRYDHSVRALRSLLDRKALGDPVLATIEMRAIPHWMPWARDGRSLSTFIMSIHHLDTLRYWLGDPQRVLASTRPDPRTKFPHADGVNLVILEYADGARGACWDDVWAGPAREGAAADLGVRWRFEGTEGLAMGTIGWPSWPRRSPSTLDYATIGDAGAWRRPRWPQAWFPDAFAGTMAGLLLALETGGVPDISGRDNLKTIALCEAVLSAATEHRVVSFDEASA, encoded by the coding sequence ATGACCGAAAGCGTGCTCGGCCCGAAGGACCACTTGCCGGTTTTCCCCACCCGCCGCGACTGGGGCGTGGGAGTGGTCGGCGCGGGCTTCATCGTCCGCGACTGCCACCTACCCGCCTATCGCGAGGCCGGGTTCCCGGCCCTCGCGATCACCTCGCGGACCGAGGCCACGGCGCGCGAGGTCGCCGCGCTTCGCGAGGTCCCGAGCGTCTATTCGACGCTTGAACGGATGCTCGACGACCCTCGGATCGAGGTTGTGGACGTCGCCGTCCCGCCCGCGGAGCAACCCGACGTGATCCGTCGGATCGTCGGCCATCCCCGCAAGGTCCGCGGCATCCTGGCGCAGAAGCCGCTCGCGCTTTCGCTCGCCGAGGCCCGAGAGTTGGTGGAGTCTTGCGAGGCGGCGGGCGTCGTCCTCCAGGTCAACCACAACATGCGGTACGACCACTCCGTCCGCGCCCTCCGGTCCCTGCTGGACCGGAAGGCCCTGGGAGACCCGGTGCTGGCGACGATCGAGATGCGGGCGATCCCCCACTGGATGCCCTGGGCGCGCGACGGCCGGTCGCTCTCGACGTTCATCATGAGCATCCATCACCTGGATACGCTCCGCTACTGGCTGGGCGACCCCCAGCGAGTCCTGGCCAGCACGCGCCCGGACCCGCGCACCAAGTTCCCGCACGCCGACGGCGTCAACCTGGTGATCCTGGAGTACGCCGACGGGGCGCGGGGGGCGTGCTGGGACGACGTCTGGGCGGGCCCCGCGCGCGAAGGCGCCGCCGCCGACCTGGGCGTCCGCTGGAGGTTCGAGGGGACCGAGGGGCTGGCGATGGGGACGATCGGCTGGCCGTCGTGGCCGCGACGCAGCCCGAGCACCCTGGATTACGCCACGATCGGCGACGCCGGCGCGTGGCGACGCCCCCGATGGCCCCAGGCGTGGTTCCCGGACGCCTTCGCCGGGACGATGGCCGGACTCCTCCTCGCCCTGGAGACCGGCGGCGTCCCCGACATTTCGGGACGCGACAATCTGAAGACGATCGCCCTCTGCGAGGCGGTCCTCTCCGCCGCGACGGAGCACCGCGTGGTTTCGTTCGACGAGGCAAGCGCATAA